In Flavobacterium endoglycinae, one DNA window encodes the following:
- a CDS encoding SusC/RagA family TonB-linked outer membrane protein → MYFKPSYLNLKSLFFLVLALLTIHSGFSKTNSKESKVKNKIEKATLVSIFSKLSQQTDYKFSYGQAVINDNTTYTVNYTGESVTEILNELSKKASFNYNISGKLVLIQKTAAPKAVNTKAVDKIKVKGKIVDENKVPIPGATIVETGTSNSTVTNFDGEFEITVGDGKTIDISYIGYKTKTLPVQNTFMTIQLEPSTAELNEVLVVGYGKQSKKDVTGAVTQLDASQFKQGVSISPDNLIQGKVAGVRVVSTSGEPGAGVNVTIRGVGSIRSGSTPLFVVDGVPLSNDDVSPSGSNVGFGSSAAKNPLNFLNNSDIESITVLKDASASAIYGARGSNGVVLVTTKKGAKGDGTLTFDSSLGISTVAHKLDVLSADEYRKAIKDPAFDHGGNTDWQDVIFRQAVTKSNALAFSKQTESGNYYASVSQLDQEGIVRNSNFKRLTGRINAAESFLDNKRLKLKFNLTASETKDDGVPTSDDGGSNGQLLVHTLMANPTRSVFDANGNYTNFNMNAHYNPAYLLSIYEDQTRTLRVLGNFEASLRIFNGLEYKLNLGIDRSSAERNTTIFPNLTDLNPKGRYVQNNLDSKNALVEHYLTYNVTLDKHKIEALGGFSYQKFERSGTSFNIDGIANQGVGVKPSINPGFAGTQSGTVGYAQENELQSYFGRLNYTFNDKYLLTASMRADGSTRFGENNKYGYFPSFALGWNVSKESFLENVEAISNLKLRLSWGQTGNQEVQNKLTKASYSLSGADGYYLYDDLNLVNGVSVNRTANPDLKWEVVTQYNVGADFSLWNDKLYGTVDYFNKTTTDAILNIPSSPLSPTTTVWTNIDQGKIINKGFEIMLGSKIVDTKDFTWSVDANGATLNNKIEDLPVSEILTGTISGPGQSGVNANIYKSGYAAGSFYLLEHIGFDSKGANIFKDQNGDGKIDNSDRIIIEGALPTFYYGLNSDMRYKNFSFSFSIIGQTGGYLLNNTGLNALNINNLASDRNVATGYYESGANPTNSPILSTLFLEKSDFIRLNTARIGYNFDLKGVNWINGLTLYVTGSNLLTITNYTGYDPLINSPKANGGNQSIGIDYASYPTSRTISFGATLKL, encoded by the coding sequence ATGTATTTTAAACCTTCTTATTTAAATCTAAAGAGTTTATTCTTTTTAGTACTAGCGTTACTGACCATTCATAGTGGTTTTAGTAAAACTAATTCAAAGGAATCAAAAGTAAAAAATAAAATAGAAAAAGCAACTCTTGTCTCTATATTTTCAAAATTAAGTCAGCAGACGGATTATAAATTCAGTTACGGACAAGCTGTAATCAATGATAATACGACTTACACTGTAAATTACACAGGAGAATCTGTTACCGAAATTTTGAATGAGCTTTCAAAAAAAGCGAGTTTCAACTACAATATCAGCGGAAAATTAGTTTTAATTCAGAAAACAGCAGCGCCAAAAGCGGTAAATACCAAAGCTGTTGACAAAATTAAAGTAAAAGGAAAAATTGTTGACGAAAATAAAGTGCCAATTCCTGGTGCTACTATTGTTGAAACAGGAACTTCAAACTCAACTGTTACAAATTTCGATGGAGAATTTGAAATTACGGTTGGAGATGGAAAAACAATTGATATTTCATACATCGGATATAAAACAAAAACACTTCCTGTTCAAAATACTTTTATGACGATTCAGCTGGAACCAAGTACAGCAGAATTAAATGAAGTTTTGGTTGTAGGTTATGGTAAACAATCTAAAAAAGACGTAACCGGTGCGGTAACACAGCTAGATGCTTCACAATTTAAGCAAGGCGTAAGTATCTCTCCAGATAACTTAATTCAGGGAAAAGTAGCCGGTGTTCGTGTAGTAAGTACAAGTGGTGAGCCAGGAGCAGGAGTAAATGTAACGATTAGAGGAGTTGGATCTATTAGAAGCGGAAGTACACCTTTATTTGTTGTAGATGGTGTGCCGTTGTCAAATGACGATGTGAGTCCTTCTGGATCAAATGTTGGTTTTGGTAGTTCTGCTGCTAAAAATCCATTAAACTTTTTAAATAACAGCGATATCGAATCTATTACCGTTTTAAAAGATGCATCTGCATCTGCAATTTACGGAGCAAGAGGTTCGAATGGAGTTGTTTTGGTAACCACTAAAAAAGGAGCAAAAGGAGACGGAACGTTAACTTTTGATTCATCTTTAGGAATTTCGACTGTAGCACACAAATTAGATGTTTTAAGTGCTGACGAATATAGAAAAGCAATTAAAGATCCAGCTTTTGACCACGGTGGAAATACAGATTGGCAAGATGTCATTTTTAGACAAGCTGTTACAAAAAGCAATGCTTTGGCTTTTTCTAAACAAACAGAATCAGGAAACTACTATGCATCTGTATCGCAGTTAGATCAAGAAGGTATTGTTAGAAACAGCAACTTTAAACGTTTAACGGGAAGAATTAATGCAGCTGAATCATTTTTAGACAATAAACGTTTAAAATTAAAATTTAACCTTACTGCCAGCGAAACGAAAGACGACGGAGTTCCAACAAGTGATGACGGAGGTTCTAACGGACAATTATTAGTTCACACTTTAATGGCTAACCCAACGAGATCTGTTTTTGATGCTAATGGAAATTACACCAACTTTAATATGAATGCGCATTACAATCCAGCGTATTTATTAAGTATCTACGAAGATCAAACACGTACGTTAAGAGTTTTAGGAAATTTTGAAGCTTCTTTAAGAATCTTCAACGGATTAGAATACAAATTAAACCTTGGTATCGACCGTTCTTCTGCAGAAAGAAACACTACTATTTTTCCAAACTTAACCGATTTAAATCCAAAAGGAAGATACGTACAAAATAATCTTGATTCTAAAAATGCATTGGTTGAGCATTACTTAACGTACAATGTTACTTTAGACAAACACAAAATTGAAGCTCTTGGTGGATTTTCATACCAAAAATTTGAAAGATCAGGAACTAGTTTTAATATTGACGGAATTGCGAATCAAGGTGTTGGTGTAAAACCATCAATCAATCCAGGTTTTGCAGGAACACAATCAGGAACAGTTGGTTATGCTCAAGAAAATGAGCTTCAATCATACTTCGGAAGATTAAATTATACTTTTAACGACAAATACCTTTTAACAGCTTCGATGAGAGCTGACGGTTCTACTCGTTTTGGAGAAAATAATAAATACGGTTATTTCCCTTCTTTCGCTTTAGGATGGAATGTTTCTAAAGAAAGTTTCTTAGAAAATGTTGAAGCAATCAGCAACTTAAAATTAAGATTAAGCTGGGGACAAACAGGAAATCAGGAAGTACAAAACAAGCTTACTAAAGCAAGTTACTCTTTATCTGGAGCAGACGGATATTATTTATATGATGATTTGAATTTAGTAAATGGTGTTTCGGTAAACAGAACTGCAAACCCAGATTTGAAATGGGAAGTTGTTACACAATACAACGTAGGTGCTGATTTTAGTTTATGGAATGATAAATTATACGGAACTGTAGATTATTTCAATAAAACAACTACAGACGCGATCTTGAATATTCCATCTTCACCTTTAAGCCCAACTACAACGGTTTGGACCAATATTGATCAAGGTAAAATCATCAACAAAGGTTTTGAAATTATGTTAGGTTCTAAAATCGTTGATACAAAAGATTTTACATGGAGTGTTGATGCAAACGGTGCAACTTTAAATAACAAGATTGAAGATCTTCCAGTTTCAGAAATACTTACAGGTACAATTTCAGGTCCTGGACAATCTGGTGTAAATGCTAATATTTACAAGAGCGGTTATGCAGCAGGTTCATTCTATTTGTTAGAACATATTGGATTTGACAGTAAAGGAGCTAATATCTTTAAAGATCAAAATGGCGACGGTAAAATCGACAACAGCGACAGAATTATTATCGAAGGTGCTTTACCAACTTTTTACTATGGTTTAAACAGTGATATGAGATACAAAAACTTCTCATTTTCATTCTCAATCATTGGTCAGACTGGAGGTTATTTATTGAATAATACGGGTTTAAACGCATTAAACATAAACAACTTGGCATCAGACAGAAACGTTGCTACAGGATATTATGAATCAGGTGCAAACCCAACAAACTCACCAATTTTATCGACACTTTTCTTAGAAAAATCTGATTTCATTCGATTAAATACAGCTCGTATTGGTTACAATTTTGATTTAAAAGGTGTAAACTGGATCAACGGATTAACACTTTATGTAACAGGAAGCAACCTGCTTACGATCACAAATTATACAGGATACGATCCGTTAATCAATAGTCCAAAAGCAAACGGAGGAAACCAATCTATTGGTATCGATTATGCAAGTTATCCAACTTCCAGAACAATCAGTTTCGGAGCAACTTTAAAATTATAA
- a CDS encoding DsbA family protein — translation MNENKINPLLCDPKTGMCEMPIGEKSNEIASIPAENKPIKIIYYTDPICSSCWGIEPQLRKLKLEYGNYIEIDYRMGGLLPDWTYNSGGISKPSDVAHHWDEASLYYAMPIDGDVWLEDPLDSSYPSCIAMKAAQIQSKDKAVYFMRILREKLYLDKKNIAKWENIAEGAEIAGLDIAKLKTDYENDAKKLFQEDLNLGRTLGVRGFPTLFFSDGNNNQLTVYGSKPYASYENALSALLPEAKKKDIPNENSLSLFEIYPTLAPKEYAVILDISYTEAKDILEELYQKGKLDKKTIKNGSLYSLK, via the coding sequence ATGAACGAGAATAAAATAAATCCGTTATTATGTGATCCTAAAACAGGAATGTGCGAAATGCCGATTGGCGAAAAATCTAATGAAATCGCTTCTATTCCGGCCGAAAATAAACCCATTAAAATTATTTATTATACAGATCCAATCTGCTCCTCCTGCTGGGGAATTGAACCTCAGCTTCGAAAATTAAAACTGGAATATGGCAATTATATTGAAATTGACTATCGAATGGGCGGTTTATTGCCCGATTGGACGTATAACAGCGGCGGTATCAGCAAACCTTCAGATGTGGCGCATCATTGGGACGAAGCGAGTTTGTATTACGCAATGCCTATTGATGGAGATGTGTGGCTTGAAGATCCGTTGGATTCCTCTTATCCCTCTTGCATTGCCATGAAAGCGGCGCAAATTCAGAGTAAGGATAAAGCAGTTTATTTTATGCGAATACTGCGTGAAAAATTATATCTGGATAAAAAGAATATTGCCAAATGGGAAAACATAGCCGAAGGTGCCGAAATAGCAGGCTTGGACATCGCAAAACTAAAAACGGATTATGAAAATGACGCTAAAAAACTTTTCCAAGAAGATTTAAATCTGGGCAGAACATTAGGCGTTAGGGGCTTCCCTACTTTATTTTTCTCTGACGGAAATAACAATCAATTAACGGTTTATGGTTCTAAACCTTATGCTTCTTATGAAAATGCTTTGTCTGCTCTTTTACCAGAAGCCAAAAAGAAAGATATTCCTAATGAAAATTCATTATCGCTTTTTGAAATTTATCCAACCTTGGCTCCAAAAGAGTATGCCGTAATTCTAGATATTTCGTATACAGAAGCAAAAGATATTCTGGAAGAATTATATCAAAAGGGTAAATTGGATAAAAAGACCATTAAAAATGGTTCGCTTTATTCTTTGAAATAG
- a CDS encoding SpoIIAA family protein encodes MIHQIDTTDNIVAFRALAEVTKDDFLAVVVPAVEHLVKQTNEINFLLVLDTDIKNFTAGAWLQDALLGLKHLGKWNRAAIVSDSDDIISFTNGFSYIVPGEFHGFKKEAFNKALNWVEGNINLA; translated from the coding sequence ATGATACATCAAATTGACACTACCGATAATATTGTAGCATTTAGAGCCTTAGCAGAAGTAACAAAAGACGATTTTCTAGCGGTTGTAGTTCCTGCCGTAGAACATTTGGTAAAACAAACAAACGAAATCAATTTTTTGCTGGTATTAGATACAGATATTAAAAACTTTACAGCAGGAGCGTGGCTGCAGGATGCACTTTTGGGACTTAAACATTTAGGAAAATGGAACAGAGCAGCAATTGTTTCAGATTCAGATGATATTATTTCGTTTACCAACGGATTTAGCTATATCGTTCCGGGAGAATTCCACGGATTTAAAAAAGAAGCTTTCAATAAGGCACTTAACTGGGTTGAAGGAAATATTAACCTGGCTTGA
- a CDS encoding RNA polymerase sigma-70 factor, translated as MKNPEIFEKTYTEYWQKLNAFSYTMTQDKDLAQNIVQDVFIDLWERKDDLNINAIEPYLFRAVKNQIFKHYQNNRFDKTIMEDKFEDYIIDNFSSIDPEVMDLLYSLLDQLPEKRKEVLLMYKFQDMSIDQIADELGISKQTVKNQISSALKQLREGLKDLAWLAPIIIFRQNF; from the coding sequence ATGAAGAATCCTGAAATTTTCGAAAAAACGTATACAGAATACTGGCAGAAACTCAATGCCTTTTCCTATACCATGACTCAGGATAAAGATTTGGCGCAGAATATTGTTCAGGATGTTTTTATCGATTTATGGGAACGAAAAGACGATTTAAATATTAATGCCATCGAACCTTATTTGTTTCGTGCGGTGAAAAATCAAATTTTCAAGCATTACCAGAATAATCGTTTCGATAAGACGATTATGGAAGACAAATTCGAAGACTATATAATTGATAATTTTTCGTCTATCGATCCTGAAGTAATGGATTTATTATATTCCTTATTAGACCAGCTTCCCGAAAAAAGAAAAGAGGTTTTGCTTATGTATAAATTTCAAGATATGTCAATTGATCAGATTGCAGACGAACTTGGAATTTCAAAACAAACCGTAAAAAATCAAATTTCATCGGCTTTAAAACAATTGCGCGAAGGCTTGAAAGACCTTGCCTGGCTGGCTCCAATTATTATTTTTCGACAAAACTTTTAA
- a CDS encoding SMI1/KNR4 family protein produces MNYIQKIKRLYNLSDKEDYGFSKDEISALEKELKVTLPSKLKEYYQELGKEENLNYCFNRLLKPDGEIEFSEDDYLVFYEENQNVAIWGIKKEDLIEDNPPVYGNYDTIEKSDWEVETQTTENFFLLMAVFNGTLGGLQYNGNFIGAIEPEIVKFVEDNWKLVPEISKDNQKVYTDQFYDVISLSFDQNNNCHGAFIGTSIQDRFDEILDCIDIDWSYLSYDDEEFDEDDDED; encoded by the coding sequence ATGAATTATATACAAAAAATCAAACGTCTTTATAACTTGTCTGATAAAGAAGACTACGGATTTTCAAAAGACGAAATTTCTGCCCTAGAGAAAGAATTAAAAGTCACGCTTCCCTCAAAGCTAAAAGAATATTATCAGGAATTAGGGAAAGAAGAAAACCTTAATTATTGTTTTAACCGACTTTTAAAACCTGATGGTGAAATTGAATTTTCAGAAGATGACTATCTAGTTTTTTATGAAGAAAACCAAAACGTAGCGATCTGGGGAATTAAAAAAGAAGATTTAATAGAAGACAATCCACCCGTCTATGGAAATTACGATACCATTGAAAAATCAGATTGGGAAGTTGAAACCCAAACAACCGAAAACTTCTTTTTATTGATGGCTGTTTTTAACGGAACTTTAGGCGGACTTCAATACAACGGAAATTTCATAGGAGCAATCGAACCAGAGATCGTAAAGTTTGTAGAAGACAATTGGAAATTAGTGCCCGAAATCAGTAAAGACAATCAAAAAGTGTATACAGATCAGTTTTATGATGTAATCAGCCTTTCTTTCGATCAAAATAACAATTGCCATGGCGCGTTTATAGGAACAAGCATTCAAGATCGTTTCGATGAAATTCTTGATTGTATAGATATCGATTGGTCTTATCTTTCGTATGATGACGAAGAATTTGATGAAGATGACGACGAAGATTAA
- a CDS encoding PrgI family protein — MENLNFIDPLLHGIKPIEDSTSKLSVKQLACAGFGSLLIGAVLKKAGHAKTAAVVGGLALPLLSAAVYKKLAK; from the coding sequence ATGGAAAATTTAAATTTCATAGACCCTCTATTACACGGAATCAAACCTATTGAAGATAGCACATCAAAACTTAGTGTAAAACAACTAGCTTGCGCTGGATTTGGTTCACTATTAATTGGTGCCGTTTTAAAAAAAGCAGGACATGCTAAAACAGCTGCTGTTGTAGGAGGTCTTGCATTACCATTATTATCTGCAGCAGTTTACAAAAAACTAGCGAAGTAA
- a CDS encoding phosphatidylinositol-specific phospholipase C1-like protein: protein MKQILFALFFAGIQLGHAQNDNLKINQIQVIGSHNSYRHAIETDLYNLIQARDTTRSLKGLQYTHISITDQLNKGLRNLEIDIFADAKGGKYAHPKGLDIAKSEEAYDPNGLMKKPGFKVFHMPDIDFRTSCYTFEICLQELKKWSDANPDHVPVFITLEPKDGDANFFGTKPEDYTAAVFDEMDKVIRKNLGKDKLITPDMVRGKYKTLEEAVLNNNWPTLKNAKGKFLFLLDNNGAKRDLYALNHPSLKGRAVFINAEPGKPEAAWLFRNNSEDPQIVDLVKKGYLIRTRADSDTKEARANDYSRFEAAKKSGAQVITTDYYLPSTFFNSPYQIKYDDGSYVRTNPVNVP, encoded by the coding sequence ATGAAACAAATTTTGTTTGCATTGTTTTTTGCAGGGATACAATTGGGCCACGCACAAAATGACAATCTAAAAATCAACCAAATACAGGTTATTGGTTCACACAACAGCTACCGCCATGCCATTGAAACGGATTTATACAATCTTATTCAAGCGAGAGATACTACGCGTTCGCTAAAAGGTTTGCAATACACACATATTAGTATTACAGATCAATTAAACAAAGGATTACGCAATTTAGAAATAGATATTTTCGCTGATGCAAAAGGTGGAAAATACGCTCATCCAAAAGGTTTGGACATTGCTAAATCTGAAGAAGCTTACGACCCGAACGGACTAATGAAAAAACCGGGTTTTAAAGTTTTTCACATGCCGGACATTGATTTTAGAACTTCGTGTTATACTTTCGAAATTTGTCTTCAGGAATTGAAAAAATGGTCGGATGCTAATCCTGATCACGTTCCGGTTTTTATTACGCTCGAACCAAAAGACGGAGATGCGAATTTCTTCGGAACAAAACCTGAAGATTACACTGCTGCTGTTTTTGACGAAATGGATAAAGTAATCCGTAAAAATCTAGGAAAAGACAAATTAATTACTCCCGACATGGTTCGCGGCAAATACAAAACGCTTGAAGAAGCGGTATTAAACAACAACTGGCCTACGCTGAAAAATGCCAAAGGAAAATTTTTATTTCTATTAGATAACAACGGCGCAAAAAGAGATTTGTACGCATTAAATCATCCGTCTCTTAAAGGACGCGCCGTTTTTATAAATGCTGAACCGGGAAAACCGGAAGCAGCCTGGCTTTTCAGAAATAATTCAGAAGATCCACAAATTGTAGATTTGGTAAAAAAAGGATATCTAATTAGAACCAGAGCCGATTCTGATACCAAAGAAGCGCGTGCAAATGATTATTCGCGTTTTGAAGCCGCTAAAAAATCAGGTGCGCAGGTTATTACAACTGATTATTATCTGCCAAGTACTTTTTTTAATTCTCCTTATCAGATTAAATACGATGATGGAAGTTATGTTAGAACAAATCCTGTAAATGTACCGTAA
- a CDS encoding RagB/SusD family nutrient uptake outer membrane protein, protein MKTKTLSIKILTLFSFIFLLSSCTDLDEVVLDEVLGSDASDPAGSLAAAYDRLGDGTFTDHGAVFAMQEYTTDEAILPTRGSDWGDGGKWRDMHEFTWSSSNAIIVNNWDLLTNGITRSLTAIQSAEQTTFAEKKLFLAEAKALLAFYTYTTLDLYGQAPYRDPMNPKAPLEILKADTQIDKLITDVEALIPDLADIGTQRTHHGRFTKQAAYAFLSNMYLNRAVLKDRYNVNSNFNFNEPAVSGTGTDMDRVIYYTSLLIDSEKFSLESDYFKNFARDNNNGKELIFAISQKIDYIRNGSNSFAYVCMERNQRTSAANRGTNAACTTPEFYATWDGNHDDPRFEQHYQYADGTWFMNDGTDVSVPATDIVPKSANLPWFHFNRGIQAGLQYGPILLASGSLEMIGNRIKVSPLYMEKSTTTRMNFTPTLTFADPTKSVFAQNEINQGARVFKYEFDPEGGNGNSNVDIPLFRLGGIYAMRAEALFRKGSTGAAMDDLNKLRTSRKRESLFANAPGKALTSLDAAQLYKELGFELYWELQRRPESIRFGKYDLAGTAKAASQPFRRVFPIPQTVIDQKVFKQNQGY, encoded by the coding sequence ATGAAGACAAAGACATTAAGCATAAAAATTTTAACTCTATTCTCTTTTATTTTTCTCTTAAGCAGCTGTACCGATTTGGATGAAGTTGTTTTGGATGAAGTTTTAGGAAGTGATGCTTCAGATCCGGCAGGTTCGCTTGCAGCAGCATATGACAGACTTGGAGACGGAACTTTTACAGATCACGGAGCTGTTTTTGCCATGCAGGAATATACTACTGATGAGGCTATTTTACCCACTCGTGGAAGCGATTGGGGTGATGGCGGAAAATGGAGAGATATGCACGAATTTACATGGAGCTCAAGTAATGCTATTATAGTAAACAATTGGGATTTGCTGACAAACGGAATTACACGTTCGCTGACTGCAATTCAATCAGCAGAGCAGACTACTTTTGCTGAAAAGAAATTATTTCTTGCAGAAGCAAAAGCACTTTTAGCTTTTTACACCTACACTACTTTAGATTTATACGGACAAGCTCCTTACAGAGATCCTATGAATCCTAAAGCACCATTGGAAATTTTAAAAGCAGATACTCAAATTGACAAATTAATTACCGATGTAGAAGCTTTAATACCCGATTTGGCTGATATTGGTACGCAACGTACACACCACGGAAGATTTACAAAACAAGCCGCTTATGCTTTTTTAAGTAACATGTATTTGAATCGTGCAGTATTAAAAGATCGTTACAATGTGAATTCAAACTTCAATTTTAATGAACCAGCTGTATCGGGTACAGGAACAGATATGGATCGGGTGATTTATTACACATCTTTATTGATCGATTCAGAAAAATTCAGTTTAGAAAGCGATTATTTCAAAAACTTTGCGAGGGATAATAACAACGGTAAAGAACTTATTTTTGCGATTTCTCAAAAAATAGACTACATCCGTAACGGTTCAAACAGCTTTGCTTACGTTTGTATGGAGCGTAACCAAAGAACATCTGCTGCAAACAGAGGAACAAACGCGGCTTGTACCACTCCAGAATTCTATGCGACTTGGGACGGCAACCACGATGACCCAAGATTTGAACAACATTATCAATATGCTGATGGTACATGGTTTATGAACGACGGAACAGATGTAAGCGTACCTGCAACAGATATCGTACCTAAAAGCGCTAATTTACCTTGGTTCCACTTCAACAGAGGAATTCAGGCTGGACTTCAGTACGGACCAATTTTATTGGCTTCGGGATCTCTGGAAATGATTGGCAACCGTATTAAAGTTTCTCCTTTATACATGGAAAAAAGTACGACTACAAGAATGAATTTCACACCAACATTGACATTTGCAGATCCAACAAAATCTGTTTTTGCTCAAAACGAAATCAATCAAGGAGCACGTGTATTCAAATACGAATTCGATCCAGAAGGAGGAAACGGTAACAGTAACGTTGATATTCCGTTATTCCGTTTAGGAGGAATTTACGCGATGAGAGCTGAAGCACTTTTCAGAAAAGGAAGTACAGGCGCAGCAATGGACGATTTAAACAAACTGCGTACGAGCAGAAAAAGAGAATCTTTATTTGCAAATGCTCCAGGAAAAGCACTTACTTCTCTAGACGCAGCACAGTTATATAAAGAATTAGGATTTGAGTTATACTGGGAATTACAAAGAAGACCAGAAAGCATCCGTTTTGGAAAATATGATCTTGCTGGAACTGCAAAAGCGGCTTCTCAACCTTTTAGAAGAGTATTCCCAATTCCACAGACTGTTATTGACCAAAAAGTCTTTAAACAGAATCAAGGATATTAA
- a CDS encoding FecR family protein: MIKRLKHSLEHLIDKSSRNKTSQAEENLLMNFALSEYQKAEWDETSMGDSEEISKNIYNGIQLRMEKKKTIKPYIKYMAAASILFLVGLGFLLKPQIAAEKQLSFKTSSIPKSIKLSDGSKIYLAANSSFQYPEKFIGDKRQVTLLKGNAFFEIAKDKKHPFIITSGDVKTKVVGTSFHIQMSKSKCEVIVVTGKVNVTSKGKSVDLVPNEEALFESNKLTKLMANKSFLVNWYTTDITINETTLKQVITILQYKYGVSFQYDNEQVLATPLTVFIKKDATLENVLEQINYITNLKFKVYGEIVKVD; encoded by the coding sequence ATGATAAAACGATTAAAGCATAGTTTAGAACATTTAATAGATAAAAGTTCGAGAAATAAAACTTCACAAGCAGAAGAAAATCTTTTGATGAATTTCGCTTTAAGCGAATACCAAAAAGCAGAATGGGATGAAACTTCTATGGGAGATTCTGAAGAAATATCTAAAAATATCTATAATGGAATTCAGCTTCGAATGGAGAAGAAGAAAACCATTAAACCGTATATAAAATACATGGCCGCTGCCAGTATTCTTTTTCTTGTTGGATTAGGTTTTTTGTTAAAACCTCAAATTGCAGCTGAAAAGCAATTATCATTTAAAACGTCCTCGATTCCCAAATCTATCAAATTAAGTGACGGCTCGAAAATTTATCTGGCAGCAAACTCATCATTTCAATATCCTGAAAAATTTATAGGAGATAAAAGACAAGTTACCCTTTTAAAAGGAAATGCGTTTTTTGAAATAGCCAAGGACAAAAAACATCCTTTCATTATTACTTCGGGTGACGTAAAAACTAAAGTAGTTGGAACGTCATTTCACATTCAGATGTCGAAATCAAAATGTGAAGTTATCGTAGTTACAGGAAAAGTAAATGTGACTTCAAAAGGGAAGAGCGTTGATTTAGTTCCGAATGAAGAAGCCTTGTTCGAATCGAACAAACTAACCAAATTAATGGCCAATAAATCATTTTTGGTAAACTGGTACACGACAGATATTACTATAAATGAAACCACACTTAAACAGGTTATCACCATTTTACAATATAAATATGGAGTTTCATTTCAATATGATAATGAACAAGTATTAGCAACGCCGTTAACGGTATTTATAAAGAAAGACGCAACATTGGAGAATGTTTTAGAACAAATAAATTATATCACAAACCTAAAATTCAAAGTTTATGGCGAAATAGTAAAAGTGGATTAA
- a CDS encoding winged helix-turn-helix transcriptional regulator, with the protein MTTENKSQKENECPAEGLLKLLSGKWKPQIFLLAVNGPIRFNGLLRDLKGTNKQSISTALRELEEFGLLDKNVIKLKPLHIEYNLSEKGKSLIPVFKQLEFFSDK; encoded by the coding sequence ATGACTACCGAAAATAAATCCCAAAAAGAAAATGAATGTCCTGCCGAAGGACTTCTCAAACTATTATCAGGTAAATGGAAACCGCAAATATTCTTATTGGCTGTTAACGGACCAATACGTTTCAATGGACTTTTAAGAGATCTTAAAGGAACCAATAAACAATCTATTTCGACTGCATTGCGCGAGCTGGAAGAGTTTGGACTTCTGGATAAAAATGTCATCAAATTAAAACCGCTTCACATCGAATATAATTTATCAGAAAAAGGAAAATCATTGATTCCAGTTTTCAAACAATTGGAGTTTTTCTCTGATAAATAA
- a CDS encoding CinA family protein codes for MASEKVTACCEALIEKNLTIAFAESASAGKMCYEFSTVFNSGRILIGGITCYHISMKEDLLHIPWGTIEQYSAESAEVTKLMAQNFHKYINSDICVALTGLTTPGGSESESKPVGTIFIHIIISDKEIAKRFEFDGDAESIVNQAIDTVADLILKELN; via the coding sequence ATGGCATCTGAAAAAGTAACGGCCTGTTGTGAGGCTTTAATCGAAAAAAATCTGACGATAGCATTTGCAGAAAGTGCTTCAGCCGGAAAAATGTGTTATGAATTCTCGACAGTTTTTAATTCGGGAAGGATTTTAATAGGAGGAATAACCTGCTATCATATTTCAATGAAAGAAGATTTGCTTCACATTCCTTGGGGCACTATTGAACAGTATAGCGCAGAATCTGCAGAAGTCACCAAACTCATGGCGCAAAATTTTCATAAATACATCAATTCAGATATCTGCGTAGCCTTAACCGGACTTACTACTCCGGGCGGAAGCGAAAGCGAATCCAAACCCGTAGGAACCATTTTTATACACATTATTATCTCAGACAAAGAAATCGCCAAACGTTTCGAATTTGATGGAGACGCAGAAAGTATCGTAAACCAAGCAATCGATACTGTTGCAGATTTGATTTTGAAAGAGCTAAATTAA